DNA from Rosa rugosa chromosome 6, drRosRugo1.1, whole genome shotgun sequence:
TTTCGGGCCCATGCCTACCAAGCAAAGCAAGTGGACCTATTGTGTAAATGTTGGGAAACATGGCTGAGATTTCTTCTAACACTTCATGCTCCAATTCGTCAAACGTGTTGAGGATGATTGCAGAGGATTTCAAGCAGTGTTGTGCTTCAGATCTCAAGTAGTCGAACATTATATCATTGACATTAGTGACTCTGATAAAGCTAGGGATGTCCTTGAGCCTCATATTCCTCATGCCTGGGATCCAATCAATTGGCTCATCGAGTGTACCATCTTGCATGAAACTTTCATCTGATCGAAATGTAAAGCAAAAATGATTAGATAATGTTGATGTTTTACGTTTAAATATAATAGTAAATTTGGACAGCAGATATCTAAATTCAAGACGGTTACCATTCATACTCTCAGTTTAGTTTTCAGTCGTAAaacttatattttattattttagaaCACTAAAGTAATAGGTACATGCAAAGATGATAATATGAGAGTGAGAACAGCTTGCTTTAATTGAAAACCAGCCAAGAATAAGGAGCAAAACTTAGGACTATCCTATCTAGAGCGGGCCAATAGATCCACTCATTTTACATGACAAATGCCCAAATATGACTATATATCCAGCGCTGCAAATTAATGAACCTTATTGGCCAGCCTTATATAGAGAAGCCTATCCAGTTCTGCACTAGATTAAGAGGATACGTAAGATCGAGGTCAATGGTGTTAGCTCAGAGTGATTACGAATTATTGTAGTAATGGTGCCGATAAGACATGACTGCATATTCAGTCTCGATCATGTGTTCATTAATGCACTAAATCTCAAACATATGAACTGTTAATGATATTATATTGTCATTCTACTGGTGCTTGTTTATCTCTAGCTGCTGTTTTCcgatccttttcttttccttttccacaGTGCCTGTTTTCTTGTCTCTGTTGATTAGTTCTCAAGTGGCTCTAGATCTGTTTCACTCAACCTTCCATGTATGACATGATAAGGAAAAGTTTccaacccaaaaaaaagaaaaaagaaaaaagaaaagaaaaagaaatcaatGTACATGACAAGTCATATATACTGACTATACACTTGGAGTAAGAGTATGTAATACCCAAATAAATTAATAAGCATAAACAAAAACATTTGAAATTGTTCTTTAATTTGAGTTTAGATTTTATATAATTGATGGTGCTATATATGCATCTCTTTTCCATTTTCCCTTTAGCTCAACAGTCAGCTGTCAGAAAGAAATGAAGTACCTTTGAATGGAACAATGCCTCGTTTGACGAGTTCGCCGTATTGCAGGTACCCCATGAAGCCACAAGCAGAAGAAGTCCAAAGCTGAACCCCAGGAATCCCCAGTTCCTTAGCAACTTCCCTCCCAAATCCCATGATCCCGTCAGAAACTATACAAGTAATCTGTGGCACTTCAGacgaggaattgagtttagtcACCAGCTCCTTGAAAGGGCCTAGACATGTTTTCCTGATGGAGTCGCATAGAGTTGGAACATCTTGGGTTGCATCTTTATTTGAAGGTGGCAGCCCGTCTGGTATGGTCGCGAATTGGAAGTCCGGTAGTCCCTTGACGGAGTCAGACCCTTTGGACCGGATTAAACGCCGGTGGTTGAACTCAGAGTTGACAAAGGTTATGTAGAATCCCCTGGAGTACAGAAGCTTGGCTAATTGCATCATAGGGTTAACATGGCCTTGTGCTGGGAAAGGGACACAGACTGCATGGAGTTCTTTGGCTCCTGGTTGTGTTGAACCCATCTTAATTTATGAAATATGAAATAGTTGCTAGGCAAATCTTGCTTTTATAGAAACATTTCtatcgtttcaaaaaaaaaaaaaaaaaaacattgcaaGCTTAACTTTCGTTTCTG
Protein-coding regions in this window:
- the LOC133715672 gene encoding linamarin synthase 2-like, with the translated sequence MGSTQPGAKELHAVCVPFPAQGHVNPMMQLAKLLYSRGFYITFVNSEFNHRRLIRSKGSDSVKGLPDFQFATIPDGLPPSNKDATQDVPTLCDSIRKTCLGPFKELVTKLNSSSEVPQITCIVSDGIMGFGREVAKELGIPGVQLWTSSACGFMGYLQYGELVKRGIVPFKDESFMQDGTLDEPIDWIPGMRNMRLKDIPSFIRVTNVNDIMFDYLRSEAQHCLKSSAIILNTFDELEHEVLEEISAMFPNIYTIGPLALLGRHGPESKLVKSLSSGLWKEDAKCIEWLDKQKPDSVVYVNYGSIAMMTDQHLKEFAWGLANSKHHFLWIVRPDVVKGDSVVLPQEFFEEIKDRGYVTSWCPQEQVLAHPSVGVFLTHCGWNSTIETISEGVPVLCWPFRSEQLTNCRFLCTDWGIGMEVNNDVKCNEIEALVKEMLEGEKGMKMRQKAEEWKKKAIAATDTGGSSYNNFERLIKVALQ